From Rhodovibrio salinarum DSM 9154:
CCTTCGTGACGGAAGCGACCTTCGGCCTGCCGGTGTTCCGCCATCCGGACGCGGCCGGCGAGGTGCGCCGCTTGATAGATGCGCGCGCGCAGTTCCCGGAGCGCGCGATCCTGGTCGGCTCCTACGCGCTCGGCAAGGCGCAGCGGTTGATCTCGCTGATCCGGGAAGCTGGCTACGATCGGCCGATTTATCTGCACGGTGCGCTGATGGGCCTGTGCGAACTCTATCAGGAACTGGGCATCGATCTCGGCCCGTTGGAGCGCGCGACCGGGCAGAACAAGAAGACCCTGGCCGGGGAGATCGTTCTGGCGCCGCCGGCGGCGCTTAACGACCGCTGGGCCCGGCGCCTGCCGGAGCCATTGCCGACCATGGCCTCGGGCTGGATGCGGGTGCGTCAGCGCGCCCGTCAGCGCGGCGTGGAACTGCCGTTGGTGATCTCCGACCACGCCGATTGGGACGAGCTGACCCAGACCCTGCATGACGTCGGCGCGCCGCAGGTTTGGGTCACGCACGGCAGCGAGGAGGCGCTCTGCCACTGGGCCAGTCAGCAGGGCTTCGACGCTAGGGCACTGGCCGTCGTCGGCTGGGGCGAGGAGGAGTCCGATCCCGAGGAGGCGACGGCGCAGGAAACCGAGCCATCAGAACAAACGGGGCAGGCGGGCTGATGGAACGTTTCGCCGAACTGCTCGACCGGCTGGTTTTCACCGCCTCGCGCAATGCCAAGCTGCGGCTGATGGGCGACTATTTCCGCACCACGCCCGATCCCGACCGCGGCCACGCGCTCGCGGCCCTGACAGGCGCGCTGGACTTCAAGGAGGCGAAGCCAGGCCAGATCCGCGGCTTGGTGCAGGCGCGCGTCGATCCCGTGTTGTTCGAATGGTCCTACGACTACGTCGGAGATCTGGCAGAAACGACCGCCCTGATCTGGCCCGCCCAGCCCGGTGCCAACCGCAAGCCGGAGATCACCGAGGTCGTAGCGCGCTTGGCGGAAACCAAACGCGCGCAGGTCCCCGATCTGATTGCGCGCTGGTTGGATGCACTCGAACCAACCGAACGCTGGGCGCTGCTTAAGCTGATCACCGGCGGTCTGCGCGTTGGCGTATCGGAGCGGCTGGCCAAGACCGCGCTGTCGGAGGCGTTCCAGACCGAGCTACAGGAGATTGAGGAGGTTTGGCACGGTCTCCAGCCGCCCTATGAGGAGCTGTTCGCCTGGCTGGAAGCCCGTCAGGGCCGGCCGGAGATCGACACCCGCGCGGCCTTTCGCCCGATGATGCTGGCGACCCCGCTGGAGGACCAGGAGGTCGATCAGTTGGAAGTTGCGAATTACCGCGCGGAATGGAAGTGGGACGGTATCCGCGTGCAGCTGGTCGCCGGCGGTGGCGTGCAGCGCATCTTCTCGCGCACCGGCGAAGAGATCACCGGCACCTTCCCGGATGTCGCCGAGGCGATGACCTTCGACGCCGTGCTGGACGGCGAACTGCTGGTCGTGCGCGACGGCGTCGTGGCGTCGTTCAATGACCTGCAGCAGCGTTTGAACCGCAAGAAGGTGACCTCGGAGCTGTTGAAGGACTATCCCGCATACGTGCGGGTTTACGACATTCTATTCGACCAGAACGAGGACCTGCGCGGCTTGTCCTTCGATGACCGTCGGGCGCGTCTTGAAGCCTTTCTCGCGCGCGAGCAGCCAGCGCGGATGGACGCCTCGCCGTTGCTGCCGATCGACCGCCTGGACGCCCTCAAGGAACTGCGCGAGGAGGCGTGCCAGCGCGGCATCGAGGGGCTGATGCTCAAGCGCAAGGACAGTACTTACGTCGCCGGTCGGCCCAAGGGTCCGTGGTTCAAGTGGAAGCGCGATCCCCTGACACTGGACGCCGTGCTGATGTACGCCCAGCGCGGCCACGGCAAACGCAGCAGCTATTTCTCCGATTACACCTTCGGTACCTGGCGACCGGTTGACGACCGCGCATCAGACGCGGACGCCAACAAGTCGGAAGTGAATGGCTGGGAGCTGGTGCCGGTCGGCAAGGCCTATTTCGGTTTCACCGACCAGGAACTGCGCCAACTCGACAAATGGGTGCGCGACCATACGGTGGAACGCTACGGCCCGGTCCGCGCGGTCGATCCGCGGCTGGTGCTGGAGGTTGCGTTCGATGCCGTACACCCGTCGAACCGGCATAAGTCCGGGGTCGCCATGCGCTTCCCGCGCATCTCCCGCATCCGCTGGGATAAGCCGGCGCACGAGGCTGATACCTTGGCCAATCTTGAGAAACTGGTTGAGAGTTAGCGGATAAGCTCCGGCTTAGGAAGAAATAGGGAGAGAGAGGCGGCTAACCGTCTGCCTCCGAACCCTTCTCCTGCACCGTCACCTTCAGCTCCATCACCGGGTGGATGCCGCAGGTCACGTAGTAGGTGCCAGGCTCGTCGAAGGTCAGGCGGACATCCTCGCCGGGGTCCTGGCTGCCGGAGTTGAAGTCCATCCTGGGATCGTAGACGCGGATGTTGTGGGTTCGGCTATCGTCGTTGTGTAACACGATGGTCTCGCCCACCTGAATCTCGACGGCATCTGGGTGGAAAGCCTTATTCTTCTGGCTGATCTCATGCGCCACGTCGTTGCCGCCGTCGCCGCACGCGGCGAGCGCGAGCAGACCGGTAACCGTCAGCAGCCGGGCGCAGGCGTGTAGAGCGCGGGTCATTGCGGTAGCTCCGGCCGGGTGACGTTCTGTAGCGCGTGCGGGGTCTCCAGGGTCTTCAGGAAGGCGATCAGCTGGGCGGTTTCGACGTCTGTCAGATCGATCTCCTGCATATCGGCGGACAGCGTCTCACGGCGCACGAAGTCTCCCTCATAGTGCTGGATCACCTCGCGCAGCGTCTGCATTCGGCCGTCGTGCATGTAGGGCGCGCGCCGCGTGATGTCGCGCAGGGTCGGCGTCTTGAAGGCGTGGTTGGCGGCATCGACGTCCAGCACCGGTCCGCGGCCCAGGTCGCCACGATCGTCCAGGCCGATGTCGTGATAGGCGCCGCGGGTCAGCCGCCAACCGCCGTGGCACGAGGCACAATTGGCCTTGCCGTTGAACAGGCGGAAGCCCTGCTTGGCCATGTCGGAGATCGCGTCTTCGTCGCCGGCGATCCACTGGTCGAACGGTGTCATCGGCTGCACGAGCGTACGCTCGTAGGTTGCCAGCGCCTTGGCGAGGTTGGCCTGCGTGATCTGCGGGTCGGCCTCCGGGAACACCTTCGCAAACGCCCGCCGATAGCCGTCGATCCCGCGCAATTCCTTGAGCAGCGAGGGCATCGGCTGATTCATCTCGCCCTGCGACAACACGGGACGGGTTGCCTGGTCTTCCAGGCTGGGTGAACGACCATCCCAGAAGAAGGTCCGTTCCCAAGCCACATTCCACAGCGTGGGCGAATGGCGCTGCTGGGGGGTGCCCGTCGGACTTTGAGCCACCGGCTTGCCATCTTCCCAGCCAAGGTCAGGGTTGTGGCAACCGGCGCAGGCGATGTCGTTGTTGCCGCTGAGACGGGTATCGAAAAACAGCTGCTTGCCAAGCTTGGCCTTGGCCGGCGTGTAGGCGTTGTCGGCTGGGAAGGGCGGAACGGCCGGACGGACGTAACGCTGCTTCAACTGTGCCATGCTGGGCTCGGGGGTCGCGTCCGGGCTCAGATACCAGCCCAGCGCCGCAGCTGTGGCGGAGATTGCTGCGAGGCCGACGGCAGGCAGGAAGATGCGCAAACGCATCGAAAATCTCTAGCTCTGATCAAACGGAAGAAACACCGGGCAGGGCGCTGTTAAGCGCTCCACCCGGTGCGTTGGACCCGACAAGACACGAAGGTCTCGGTGGGGTGCAAGAGGGACGCTGGTCGGCTCAGCCGCCTTCGCCGCCCTCTCCACCTTCACCACCTTCGCCGCCTTCGCCGCCTTCGCCGCCAGCAGAGGCACCGTAGTCGCGGATGATGAAGCTGGACAGTTCGAGTTCAACCTTGGACGCTGCGGCCTGAACCTCGCCCGGGCTCATCTTGGGCTCGTATTCTGGCGTGATCGACGGCCAGGCGGTCATCAGCGACTCGTAGTCCGCGATCGCGTCCTTCAAGTCTTCAGCATCCCGGCTGTACAGGCTGGAAGCCAGACTGCCCAACAGGTCGCGGCCGATCCAGACGAATCCGCGGCTGTCCTGGTACTCCGCGACTTTGACCATCTGGCCGTCCTTGATCGCGGCATCGTATTCGGCAGCCGCCTGCTGCACCAGCGCGGTCACCACCGGCAACATGAAGCTGGGCTTCGTGGTGTACTCGGGGCTGACGGCATTCAGGCCCGCGTTCACATATTCCAGCACGTGGTAGTAGGCGTGCTCGGCCTTCTCGTAATCGCCGGCTTCGGTCGCCTCGACCAGCTCGGCGAGGTCATCCCTGAAGTCCTGGACGCCACGCTCTGCGAGCTGGCTTTCGATGCCGCCGTAGATCTCTTCCACCGGGTGGCGGAAATGCACCATGGCATCTTTCGGCTTCTCGGCTTCGAGCAGCTCGTAGCCGGAGTGCAGGTGCCCCTTCATCATGGCAAGCTGGAACAGGAAGTTCTGGTCTGCGGACAGGCCAGCGGCGGGACCCGCTTCGCCGCCCTCGCCACCCTCGCCACCTTCGCCACCTTCGCCCCCTTCACCTCCGGCGGAGGCGAGCTGGATGGCGGTTGCTGTCTTGGACGGCGTGTAAGGGGCGTGCGCACCGCGCTCGCCGCCAGCCACTCCGGCCGCAGCCTCGGCGTCCTTGACCGGATCGCCTTGCGCACCGGCACCGGCAGCAAACACGAAGGCGCCGAGGCCGACCCAGAGCTTGGTTCGGTTCTTGGACATCGTCGTCCTCTCAAAAAACCGTTGGAAGATCAGGCTCGCGCTGGAGCCTTCCTGGAAAGCCGCGCCATATTGCCGCGGTTTCAACACTTTGTATGAGAATGAATTGCAATTGCAACCGCAAAATACCCACCCTAAGGTGCCGTTTCGATCGCCCGCATGCAAAGTATAAAGGACCGATGTCGCGATGATCGTGTGCATCGCCAATGTTCTGGACCGCCAGACCTTGCAGCAGGTACGCGACCTGCTGGCTCAGGGAAGCTACGTCGACGGCAAGCAAACCGCCGGCTGGCATGCCAAGCTGGTCAAACACAACCAGCAACTCGCCGCCAGCGAGCCGGCGGATCACGCAGACAAGCTGGTGCGCGAGGCGCTACTCAGCCATCCAGTATTCAACGCGGCCGTTCAGCCCAAACGGCTAAGACGCATGCTGTTCAGCCGCTACGAGGGCGGCAATGCCTACGGCGCGCACGTCGACGACGCGCTGATGGGCGCGGGCCCGAAGGTCGAGACGGACGGCGACAGCGCACGCCTGCGCTCGGACGTGTCGATGACCGTCTTCCTGGCCGACCCAGAAGACTACGACGGCGGCGAGCTGGTGATCGAGGGCACCGGCGGCGAGCAGTCGTTCAAGCTGGAGGCTGGCCACGCCGTGACCTATCCCTCCAACACGCTGCACTATGTGGCCGAAGTCACCCGCGGCACCCGGGAGGTCGCGGTCACCTGGGCTCAGAGCCTGGTGCGCGCGCCCGAACAGCGTGAAGTCCTGTTCGATCTCGACACCGCCCGACGGACGCTTTTCCAGCGCGAAGGTAAGAGCCGTGAATTCGACCTGATGTCGAAGACGCACGCCAACCTGACTCGCATGTGGGCGGAGCCGTAGACCTAGATGACCGGGGTGTGGGTGATGCAGATGCGAATGATTTGCAGTTGCATCCGCTGCGCCCGCATGGCACAGTCCGATTCAGGATCAAGGGATCGGACACGGCCCTTGCCATCCTCATGTGCAAACTCCGCATTGGCCCGACCGGGTATGGCCTCTAGAATTGGCGTCTCGGTCGGGCCATTTTTTTGCGTAAATGGCTGTTTTGCGCGGCGCTAACGGCTGTTGCGTTCACGCGGATTGCACCGGCGCCGTCGGAGGCGCATTTTAGGACGCGTTGGTCGTGCCTTCCGGTCAGGTGATTCGGTCGCGCGCGGCATCGTGACGCGTGAAGGCGGTAAACGCAGGGTGGATATGGCTGATACGAGCGAAAGCGCACAGGGCGACCGGGTCCGTCAGTTGGAGGCGGATGCCCGCCGCTCCGGCATGCGGATCACGCCGCACACCACGACGATCATTCAGATCCTGGATGAATCCACGGACCACCCGACCGCAGAGGACATTTTTGAGCGGGCGCGCGAGCGCGATCCCAGCATCTCCTCTGCGAGCGTCTACCGGATTCTGAACAAGTTGGAGGAAAGCGATCTTGTCCGCCGGCAACGTCTGGACAGTGATCGCTTCCGCTATGAGATCGCGGACGAGTGCCGCCATCACTTGGTCGATCTGGACACTGGCCAGGTGGTCGGCATTACCGATCCGGAGATCGACGAACTCAAGGACAAGATCGCGAAGCGCCACGGCTACGAGATCGTCGATTTCCGCTTGGAGTTGTTCGGCCGGAAGACAGGCGGTGGCAGTTAGGCCCGGGGCGTACGTCTCTGGAGTTCAGATCTGATCAGGGCGCAGGCGGACTGAGGTCGGCATCCGCTGACACCTGAACGGACCGCTTAAGTGGGCAAACGGTCGAACCTGTCCAGTATGGCTCGGCGCGAACGTTTGGGCTCAAGCGCCTGAAGTGCTTGGTCAGGACCCTCCCTTATCTTACTGATATTTTTGCAGTCGGGATGGCTTGCCGGTTGCGTCATTCTGTCAGTATCGACAAGGTGTTGTCGAATAGGTAATATGATTCTGAATTGACGGATTCATGTCAATTTAGCATGAATCCAAGTCCATACGTATCCCGAGCGCCGAGGCGCTTGCCGATCGGCCGTCATCACACAAACGGGAGATGTCGGATGACCAATCGCTTGCATGCGCTGGCGGGCAGCTTGGGTCTGCTCTGCATCGCGCTTTTTTGGGCCGCAACCGTTGTCAGTGAACTGTCTCAGGATATGACAGCGATCGTTTGGGTGAAGACCGCCATTCCGTGGGGTCTGCTGGTATTGATCCCGGCGATGATTGTCGTCGGTGCCAGTGGATTCCGTCTGGCCCGCGGGCGAACTGGCAACGTGATCGAGGCAAAGCGCCGGCGTATGCCGCTGATCGCGTTGAACGGGATGTTGGTTCTGGTTCCCTGCGCTTTCGTGCTGGCAGCATGGGCACAGGCTGCCCGCTTCGATAGCTGGTTCTATGCGGTGCAAGCACTGGAACTGGCGGCGGGCGCCCTCAACCTCATGCTTATGGGGCGTAACATGCGCGATGGCCTGCGGCTAACCAATCGGTGGCGAAGGACCACTTAACGGTTCGTGGCGATCTGCATGGCCGCCGCTTCGTCGGACGCCGTCACCGCCTTGCGGGCGATTTTGTACCAGAAGGACTGCTGGCTTTCGTCCAGCGCAGCAAAAGCTTCCGAATTGGTGTCGTGCATGGCGCCATAGATCGCTGCTGCGACGCGGCGCACACGCGCTTCGCCGGCATCATGCTCGGCCAGGCTGCGCAAGCCGGCAGCAAGTGTCATGCGTGCAAGCCCTTCATAGCCGAGTGCGCTCGGATCATCCTGTGCCTTGAGCAACGCCTCGCCGAGCGCGTCCGCGGCATCCTCGACCGCTTGGCGGGCGGTTTTGTCGGTCATCGTGGCGTCCTCCTTGATCGGTTGATGCGCAGCACCGCCTGCATAAGGCGTCAACAGTGTGTTTTCGAACACTGTCCTTGTGGGAAGCCCCCAACAGAACATCTAAACGGGACCTTCACGGGTATTCCAGCCCGTTCAGACCAATTCGACGAGGAGGCTTCCAGAATGCGCCAACTCCGCACCCTGACGCTGGGCGCTGCCGGCACCGCGGCGCTTGTGCTCGCCACGCCGCTGCAGGCCGAGGCCGCCCCCGAGACGTTCACCGTTGACCCGACACACACCCAAGTTGCCTTTCTGATTAACCATCTTGGTTACTCCAACATGCTGGGCGAGTTCGAGGAGATGTCGGGGGAGTTCACCTTCGATCCCGAGGATGCGTCTGCTGCGCAGGTCTCGCTCACGATTCAGGCCGACAGCGTTTATACCGGCCACGACAAGCGCGATGAGCACCTGACAGGGCCGGACTTTCTGAATGCGCAGGAGTTTCCGGAGATCACCTTCGAATCGACCGGCGTTGAGCGCACGGGCGAGAAGACCGGCAAACTGACCGGCGATCTGACGATGCACGGCCAGACGCATCCCGTGACCCTGGACGTAACCTTCAACAAGATGGCGCCGAACCCGCTCCCGCAGTATGATAACGTCTTGACCGCAGGCTTCTCCGCCCGCGGCACGATCGACCGGACGAAGTGGGGTGTCGATGCCTATGCGCCCGCCGTGGCGGCCGAGATGCAACTGATCATCGAGGTCGAGGGGCACGACAAGGATCACGAGGGCTAAGCGCCATGTGCCGGCTTCGGCGATCAAATTGAAGCCGAAGCCGGCCTTTCCGAGTTTTCCGTAGCGAGCGGATAGAGCAGCACGCTCAGGCGTAGTGGCTCCATACCTCCCGGCCCTGGGAGAACGTCATGCATGGATTAAGGGCTTCGTCGAGCAGGGTCACGTCAGCATCGAAGCCCTCGACAAGCTGACCCTTGCGGGTGTGTAGCCCGAGCACACGCGCGACGTTCGCCCCTAACAAAGGCAAGGCATCTGCTAGATCCAAGATGCGTTCACGCACCAGCGTTTGCCAGTCGCTGAGCAGCGGGCCGTTGCTTGCCACCGAGAGCTTGGTCAGGCGGCCTTGCGCGTCGAACTCCGGCAGGCTGCCCTGGCAGTCGGACGACAGGGTGATCTGCGCCGCCGGTACGCCACGCTCCAAAAGTCGACGCACGCCGTCGAAGCCGGTGAGCCCATCGCCCGGATCGCCGTCGAACGCGGTGACGTCGACACTCGCCTGGAAGGTCTTGGCATAGTCCGCGGCGTCCTCGATCAGATGCGCGATTCGATTCACATGAGTCGGTATGACCTGTTCGGCAGGGATTTCCGTCTCCGACAGCAAGCGGCGCAGCAGCTCCAACCCGCGCGACCCGTCACCCATGTGGAAGTGGCAGATGCCGCGCTTGCCTGCCAGCATACCGCCGACCCGCGCATCCGCGACCAGCCGGGCAAGTTCATCGAAGGTCGGCTGGCTGGACCTATGGTCGGACAGCGCGATCTCGCCAACGCCCAGGATTTCAGGAACCCACGCAAGGTCGCGTTGTACGGAACCGGTCAGGGTAGGGGGCGGCACCCGGTAGTTGCCGGTATACATGTAGGCGTCGACACCTTCCGCCCGTAGTCCACGGACTTTTGCCAGTACATCGGCAGGCGAGCGGCTGATGCCGTCGGTCCCCAGTAGGCCGACGACCGTTGCAATGCCACGCTCGGCGATCTGGCGGGCGGTGATCTCGGGGCAGCGGGTGACGGGCCCACCTTCGCCGCCGCCGCCTGTGACGTGAACGTGCTGATCGATGAAACCGGGCACAGCCCAGCAGTCGGGACGCTCGTAGACGGCAACCGGCCAGTCCGTGGGTACCGATAATTCTGGACCGACGTAGGCGATCCGGCCATCGGCAAACAGGATGTCGGTCGCTTCGCTCGGCTGCGGGGTGTACACCCGCGCCACGCGCAGCAGGGTCAGCATCATCGATACTCCGTTTTCGACCGCCGGACGGGTTAGGGAACGATTCACCATCCTCAGGCGGCGCGCCATTCGGGTATAATTAACATGTTGCGGGCAGAGTGATAGTGAGTCGGTCCGTCACAGCAAGGATATCGCGCTTGACACGGAGGCGAGCTTGGAGCGGATATATCGCGTCAATGATCGGTCTGGCCTGGAACTTAC
This genomic window contains:
- a CDS encoding ligase-associated DNA damage response exonuclease, encoding MPAPRPESWIQVTNRGFYVTPGGFYVDPTRPVDYAVVTHGHADHARPDHGHVLATPETLAIMRHRYQERAGGTHDPMRYGEARKIGEVTVRFVPAGHVLGSAQAVLEYKGSRVVVSGDYKRRSDPTCPPFEPVPCDAFVTEATFGLPVFRHPDAAGEVRRLIDARAQFPERAILVGSYALGKAQRLISLIREAGYDRPIYLHGALMGLCELYQELGIDLGPLERATGQNKKTLAGEIVLAPPAALNDRWARRLPEPLPTMASGWMRVRQRARQRGVELPLVISDHADWDELTQTLHDVGAPQVWVTHGSEEALCHWASQQGFDARALAVVGWGEEESDPEEATAQETEPSEQTGQAG
- a CDS encoding cisplatin damage response ATP-dependent DNA ligase, yielding MERFAELLDRLVFTASRNAKLRLMGDYFRTTPDPDRGHALAALTGALDFKEAKPGQIRGLVQARVDPVLFEWSYDYVGDLAETTALIWPAQPGANRKPEITEVVARLAETKRAQVPDLIARWLDALEPTERWALLKLITGGLRVGVSERLAKTALSEAFQTELQEIEEVWHGLQPPYEELFAWLEARQGRPEIDTRAAFRPMMLATPLEDQEVDQLEVANYRAEWKWDGIRVQLVAGGGVQRIFSRTGEEITGTFPDVAEAMTFDAVLDGELLVVRDGVVASFNDLQQRLNRKKVTSELLKDYPAYVRVYDILFDQNEDLRGLSFDDRRARLEAFLAREQPARMDASPLLPIDRLDALKELREEACQRGIEGLMLKRKDSTYVAGRPKGPWFKWKRDPLTLDAVLMYAQRGHGKRSSYFSDYTFGTWRPVDDRASDADANKSEVNGWELVPVGKAYFGFTDQELRQLDKWVRDHTVERYGPVRAVDPRLVLEVAFDAVHPSNRHKSGVAMRFPRISRIRWDKPAHEADTLANLEKLVES
- a CDS encoding cupredoxin domain-containing protein: MTRALHACARLLTVTGLLALAACGDGGNDVAHEISQKNKAFHPDAVEIQVGETIVLHNDDSRTHNIRVYDPRMDFNSGSQDPGEDVRLTFDEPGTYYVTCGIHPVMELKVTVQEKGSEADG
- a CDS encoding cytochrome-c peroxidase; the encoded protein is MRLRIFLPAVGLAAISATAAALGWYLSPDATPEPSMAQLKQRYVRPAVPPFPADNAYTPAKAKLGKQLFFDTRLSGNNDIACAGCHNPDLGWEDGKPVAQSPTGTPQQRHSPTLWNVAWERTFFWDGRSPSLEDQATRPVLSQGEMNQPMPSLLKELRGIDGYRRAFAKVFPEADPQITQANLAKALATYERTLVQPMTPFDQWIAGDEDAISDMAKQGFRLFNGKANCASCHGGWRLTRGAYHDIGLDDRGDLGRGPVLDVDAANHAFKTPTLRDITRRAPYMHDGRMQTLREVIQHYEGDFVRRETLSADMQEIDLTDVETAQLIAFLKTLETPHALQNVTRPELPQ
- a CDS encoding Fe2+-dependent dioxygenase, whose product is MIVCIANVLDRQTLQQVRDLLAQGSYVDGKQTAGWHAKLVKHNQQLAASEPADHADKLVREALLSHPVFNAAVQPKRLRRMLFSRYEGGNAYGAHVDDALMGAGPKVETDGDSARLRSDVSMTVFLADPEDYDGGELVIEGTGGEQSFKLEAGHAVTYPSNTLHYVAEVTRGTREVAVTWAQSLVRAPEQREVLFDLDTARRTLFQREGKSREFDLMSKTHANLTRMWAEP
- a CDS encoding Fur family transcriptional regulator, translated to MADTSESAQGDRVRQLEADARRSGMRITPHTTTIIQILDESTDHPTAEDIFERARERDPSISSASVYRILNKLEESDLVRRQRLDSDRFRYEIADECRHHLVDLDTGQVVGITDPEIDELKDKIAKRHGYEIVDFRLELFGRKTGGGS
- a CDS encoding YceI family protein; translation: MRQLRTLTLGAAGTAALVLATPLQAEAAPETFTVDPTHTQVAFLINHLGYSNMLGEFEEMSGEFTFDPEDASAAQVSLTIQADSVYTGHDKRDEHLTGPDFLNAQEFPEITFESTGVERTGEKTGKLTGDLTMHGQTHPVTLDVTFNKMAPNPLPQYDNVLTAGFSARGTIDRTKWGVDAYAPAVAAEMQLIIEVEGHDKDHEG
- the iadA gene encoding beta-aspartyl-peptidase, coding for MMLTLLRVARVYTPQPSEATDILFADGRIAYVGPELSVPTDWPVAVYERPDCWAVPGFIDQHVHVTGGGGEGGPVTRCPEITARQIAERGIATVVGLLGTDGISRSPADVLAKVRGLRAEGVDAYMYTGNYRVPPPTLTGSVQRDLAWVPEILGVGEIALSDHRSSQPTFDELARLVADARVGGMLAGKRGICHFHMGDGSRGLELLRRLLSETEIPAEQVIPTHVNRIAHLIEDAADYAKTFQASVDVTAFDGDPGDGLTGFDGVRRLLERGVPAAQITLSSDCQGSLPEFDAQGRLTKLSVASNGPLLSDWQTLVRERILDLADALPLLGANVARVLGLHTRKGQLVEGFDADVTLLDEALNPCMTFSQGREVWSHYA